From the genome of Staphylococcus haemolyticus, one region includes:
- a CDS encoding RecQ family ATP-dependent DNA helicase, with amino-acid sequence MLEEKLKEWFGFSSFNPGQKEIIESVVNKKDTLGILPTGSGKSLCYQMPTYMKGKPTLIISPLISLMDDQVMQLKAQGEKFVTSIHSGMDENEKQQNINSLHKSRFVFLSPEFILQTQNFKLIRNIDFGLIVLDEAHCLSEWGYDFRPHYALIGEITSHYKNASILALTATAPPHLENDLNLILSRKLNVIKTSMNRENISFSHLNFENDAEKIKWLLNFLDQSGPTIIYVSSKKVCLELANMIYHHGYLTGIYHGDLSYQERHTVQNQFMENFIPVIVATSAFGMGVNKKDIRTVIHFHLSTSPSNYLQEIGRAGRDNLQSQAISLYQPDDSYILETLLFSDAITTEDIDAFDIGAFLPPQKQEILTILSQRYSSNVLKTIFDNSLIRKKLGYQRMIGYTSLDQCRRRYLLEFFGDNPTQPQQCCDIDSNLMTIKVTNRKKVKRKLSYTEKLKYLFKV; translated from the coding sequence TTGCTTGAAGAAAAATTGAAAGAATGGTTCGGATTCTCATCATTTAATCCTGGTCAAAAAGAAATAATCGAAAGTGTAGTTAATAAGAAAGATACTCTAGGTATTCTTCCTACGGGGAGTGGTAAAAGCTTATGTTACCAAATGCCAACCTATATGAAAGGAAAGCCAACATTAATAATATCTCCCTTAATTTCTCTTATGGATGACCAAGTGATGCAATTGAAAGCTCAAGGTGAGAAATTTGTTACTTCTATTCATTCAGGCATGGATGAAAATGAAAAACAACAAAATATAAATTCGTTACACAAAAGTCGCTTTGTTTTTTTAAGTCCAGAATTTATTTTACAAACACAAAACTTTAAATTAATTAGGAATATTGACTTCGGATTAATTGTACTTGATGAGGCGCATTGTTTATCTGAATGGGGTTATGATTTCCGACCTCATTATGCATTAATAGGGGAGATAACATCTCATTATAAAAATGCATCGATACTGGCTTTAACAGCTACAGCACCACCTCATTTAGAAAATGACTTAAATCTTATCTTATCTAGGAAATTAAATGTAATTAAGACTTCAATGAATAGAGAGAATATATCTTTTTCTCATCTCAATTTTGAAAATGATGCTGAGAAAATTAAGTGGCTGTTAAACTTTTTAGATCAATCTGGGCCAACTATTATTTATGTTTCATCTAAAAAGGTCTGTTTAGAATTAGCCAATATGATATACCACCATGGTTATTTAACCGGTATTTATCATGGTGATTTATCTTATCAAGAACGACATACTGTACAAAATCAATTTATGGAGAACTTTATACCCGTCATCGTGGCTACTAGTGCTTTTGGCATGGGCGTTAATAAAAAAGACATTAGAACAGTCATCCATTTTCATTTATCAACAAGTCCTTCAAATTACTTACAAGAAATTGGTAGAGCCGGGAGAGATAATTTGCAAAGCCAAGCAATTAGTCTATATCAACCAGACGATAGCTATATATTAGAGACATTATTGTTTAGTGATGCGATAACTACTGAAGACATCGATGCTTTTGATATAGGTGCTTTTTTACCTCCTCAAAAGCAAGAAATACTAACCATATTGAGCCAAAGATATTCATCCAACGTACTCAAAACAATTTTTGATAATTCATTAATTCGAAAAAAATTAGGTTATCAAAGAATGATCGGTTATACATCCCTAGATCAATGTAGACGTCGTTATTTATTAGAATTTTTTGGTGATAATCCAACTCAACCTCAACAATGTTGTGATATAGATTCTAATTTGATGACTATAAAAGTTACCAATAGAAAAAAAGTTAAAAGAAAATTAAGTTATACTGAAAAATTAAAATATTTATTTAAAGTATAG